Proteins from a single region of Lentimicrobium sp. L6:
- a CDS encoding CHAT domain-containing protein, which produces MRYFIVLIFIHLVFFNVFGQLSPKQRNSKNNPLTNNIDELHLHLADSIILNNANYKSNIINYLNSIDKYNVNDYRTHIETIYNRFAISNHSDRHLLTKATQLKALLSYYDRNYIQAISEFKDYFHLYKEYYKNDTSFAYEYSKYTNCYRKTNRMKAYFAYIDTGLQIANKKKYPGSDQAQFYYMLSIHYSSNRINDSSRFYLKKAIRGFDDSKKDDYRIKYMVYKQIAYAELYSDNLDLAESYFNIAEEFLLKFDHKETELALLLRDKSSTLMLSNQYTQAIKQLKMALHIYSSDSHSSRATKANINRYIGLSYKGLGKMKIAIQYYKESLSLYPESKNMAYRDLADVFFSLEQNHIADSLYQISLDYYLSLNDPQAFQLSQTYYVYGQFLIEQKEDVSRGEEYLKNAITNWYQQYNGPSFYLSAPLNILGAHYLEIGEINQGLDSLQSSLCSSSDRFSNYDIYVNPRADEIPNTPDFNNALAWKAYGLYLLYLKTNDITDLEMSFDTYKLYIYCVNELRRNYDQIESLQSSKQNHYVYNQAIDVGYILYSKTNDANVISEIFNFIEGKKSFTLYQSLNILEKKKLLKVPKHLIKKELDLKSQMGRIEEEIKVEISLNNEPKTIKELDQKAYQISLSLDSIQKEYKENYSSFYNLKYGFKELSMCDIQKKAPANTAFINYSISDSLLNIITLSHEEVKLYTERIDSSFFQNIENVVKLLKKVDTDNSYEEFVTFTKSSRSLYQKLIKPIEKQIENKDLIFIPDGQLSYISFDVLLTEDVKTERPDYRTLPYLIKKHKSNVANSMQIYFNMRSRETKPNDKVYAFAPLYQNNKKQDSVPEEYNFLRPLDYAKMEVESIERNLKTKTFIGSEASEEIFKTEAKNAGILHLAMHTQINDEDPLYSKLLFTYNQETNSGLVNTYELLGLDLNAELAVLSGCSTGDGALQKGEGVMSLSSGFQFAGVPAIIMSLWEVNDRFGALVIDKFYQYLANGDKKSQALYRAKVEVLAQGNALYAHPYYWAGLTLMGDDAKLQFVQRKRWDMIILGSTILLALGVFIFQRRKKWAA; this is translated from the coding sequence ATGAGGTATTTCATTGTATTGATTTTTATTCACTTAGTTTTCTTCAACGTTTTTGGGCAATTATCTCCTAAACAAAGAAACTCGAAAAACAATCCTTTGACCAATAATATTGATGAACTTCATTTACATTTGGCCGACTCCATTATCCTTAACAATGCCAATTATAAAAGCAATATTATCAACTACCTTAATTCTATTGACAAATACAATGTGAACGATTACCGTACTCACATTGAAACCATATATAATAGGTTTGCAATAAGCAACCATAGCGATAGGCATCTATTAACCAAAGCAACGCAATTAAAAGCCTTGTTGAGTTATTACGACCGGAATTACATACAGGCTATTTCTGAATTCAAAGACTACTTTCATCTATACAAGGAATATTATAAGAACGATACTTCTTTTGCTTATGAATATTCAAAATACACAAACTGCTATCGTAAGACAAATAGAATGAAAGCATACTTTGCTTACATTGATACCGGACTTCAAATAGCCAATAAAAAGAAATACCCAGGATCTGACCAAGCCCAATTCTATTATATGTTGTCCATTCATTATTCTTCTAATAGAATCAATGATTCTTCAAGGTTTTATCTTAAAAAAGCCATTCGAGGATTCGATGATTCTAAAAAAGATGACTATAGAATAAAGTATATGGTTTACAAACAAATAGCATATGCGGAATTATATAGTGACAATTTAGACCTAGCAGAAAGCTACTTTAACATTGCTGAGGAATTTCTATTAAAATTCGACCATAAGGAGACTGAGTTAGCTCTGCTACTTCGAGACAAATCTTCTACTTTAATGCTAAGTAACCAATACACTCAGGCTATTAAACAACTAAAAATGGCCTTACACATCTACAGCTCAGATTCCCATTCGAGCAGGGCCACAAAAGCCAATATCAATAGATATATTGGATTATCATATAAAGGTCTTGGTAAGATGAAAATAGCCATTCAATATTATAAAGAATCGCTAAGCCTCTATCCTGAAAGCAAGAACATGGCTTACAGAGATTTAGCTGATGTTTTTTTTTCCTTAGAACAGAATCACATTGCAGACTCTCTATATCAAATATCTTTAGATTATTATCTGAGTTTAAACGATCCTCAAGCATTCCAACTTTCTCAGACCTATTATGTTTATGGTCAATTTCTTATTGAGCAGAAAGAGGATGTTTCAAGGGGAGAAGAATATTTAAAAAATGCCATTACCAATTGGTATCAACAATATAATGGTCCCTCATTTTATTTAAGTGCTCCTCTCAATATACTTGGAGCTCATTATTTAGAAATAGGGGAAATAAATCAAGGTCTTGATAGCTTACAGTCTTCACTTTGCAGCTCCTCCGATAGGTTCAGTAATTATGATATTTATGTGAATCCAAGAGCAGATGAAATCCCAAACACCCCCGATTTTAATAACGCCTTGGCTTGGAAGGCATATGGCCTCTATTTATTATATCTAAAGACCAATGATATAACAGATTTAGAAATGTCATTTGACACCTACAAACTCTACATATACTGCGTCAACGAATTAAGAAGAAATTATGATCAGATTGAAAGTTTACAATCTAGCAAACAAAATCACTATGTTTATAACCAAGCTATAGATGTGGGATATATTCTGTATTCTAAAACTAATGACGCAAATGTAATATCTGAGATTTTCAATTTCATTGAAGGAAAGAAATCCTTTACACTTTATCAATCATTAAATATTCTCGAAAAGAAAAAGCTATTAAAGGTTCCCAAGCATTTAATTAAAAAAGAATTGGATTTAAAGTCTCAAATGGGAAGGATTGAGGAAGAAATAAAAGTAGAAATCAGTTTAAACAATGAGCCTAAAACCATCAAAGAACTAGATCAGAAAGCCTACCAAATTAGCTTGAGTTTAGATAGCATCCAAAAAGAGTATAAAGAAAACTATTCCAGTTTTTATAATCTAAAATATGGTTTTAAGGAATTAAGCATGTGTGATATTCAGAAAAAAGCACCAGCAAATACTGCTTTTATTAATTATTCTATTAGTGACAGCTTACTGAATATCATCACCCTAAGTCATGAAGAAGTTAAGCTTTACACTGAGCGCATTGATTCAAGTTTTTTTCAAAACATAGAAAACGTTGTCAAACTGCTAAAAAAAGTAGATACGGATAATAGCTACGAGGAATTTGTTACTTTTACTAAAAGCAGTCGATCACTCTATCAAAAACTCATTAAACCTATTGAAAAGCAGATCGAAAATAAAGATCTTATTTTTATTCCAGATGGACAATTAAGCTATATTTCCTTTGATGTATTGCTCACTGAGGATGTTAAAACGGAAAGACCCGACTACAGAACCCTACCTTATCTCATCAAAAAGCATAAATCAAATGTGGCTAACTCCATGCAGATCTACTTTAATATGAGGTCAAGGGAAACAAAACCAAACGATAAGGTTTACGCATTTGCACCTTTATATCAAAACAATAAAAAACAAGATTCCGTCCCTGAAGAATATAACTTTTTACGCCCTTTAGATTATGCTAAAATGGAAGTAGAAAGCATAGAAAGAAATCTAAAAACTAAAACTTTTATTGGTTCAGAAGCTTCGGAAGAGATTTTTAAAACAGAAGCAAAAAATGCAGGAATCCTTCATTTAGCTATGCACACCCAAATCAATGATGAGGATCCTCTTTATTCGAAACTACTATTCACCTATAACCAAGAAACCAATTCGGGTCTGGTGAATACCTACGAACTATTAGGACTCGATTTAAATGCAGAATTAGCTGTTTTAAGTGGATGTAGCACTGGCGATGGAGCCTTGCAAAAGGGTGAAGGAGTTATGAGTTTAAGTTCTGGTTTCCAGTTTGCTGGCGTACCAGCTATCATTATGAGTCTTTGGGAAGTGAACGATAGGTTTGGCGCTCTGGTGATAGACAAGTTTTATCAATATTTGGCAAATGGTGACAAAAAAAGCCAAGCCCTTTACAGAGCCAAGGTAGAAGTATTGGCACAGGGTAATGCGTTATACGCTCATCCATATTATTGGGCTGGATTAACCCTGATGGGTGATGATGCCAAATTACAATTTGTACAAAGGAAAAGATGGGATATGATAATTCTTGGTAGCACCATATTATTAGCCCTTGGAGTTTTCATATTTCAAAGAAGAAAAAAATGGGCGGCCTAA
- a CDS encoding PAS domain S-box protein: protein MNKLDLKYQALQEKIDKLTAENKRLRLRPSLHSTEANIFEFMNIKSEMAKAMLKAKSVQHVFEISILYLTKITNIHSIAFFQRKNENQDFHIPEQKSCPKKFLTELSAQKKPLEYSSYFFPEKNKYYYSKSNTKQHETNPFHRYLAIYQTRVILPIIKDKSSQISLLLLSKKEFTHSQYFKIVIENIQAQLKSSFSRIINQEKLLNQAEHIEDSIKERVTDYQRMNKEFMNQIHQSKKQVMMLTEKLNLYQGIVEKQKDIILRINKEGSILFHNPALKKINFIAGADKNNIISYFGEGDFPGLAQIIHDFEEGIQQINCEIQVQMEQAVWFNFFFTPIKNKRGLIIEIQVSARNINLIKTLEEKLRTQKAIALKMLNNTNDIHFTITKKGDFIFLSDNWEKTLGYSQNGCLNKNISAFVPKKINTNIKNDIQSILLKYQENYSYRLKLKDSTGQKLPFKLTLSPISSSRDLVNFICGVLTPE from the coding sequence ATGAACAAACTTGACCTAAAATACCAAGCTCTTCAGGAAAAAATAGACAAGCTGACTGCAGAAAACAAAAGGCTTAGGCTACGTCCATCACTGCACAGTACCGAGGCTAATATATTTGAATTTATGAATATTAAAAGCGAGATGGCTAAAGCTATGTTAAAAGCAAAATCGGTGCAACATGTTTTTGAGATCAGCATTTTATACTTAACTAAAATTACTAATATTCATTCGATTGCATTTTTCCAAAGGAAGAATGAAAACCAAGATTTTCATATTCCAGAACAAAAATCCTGTCCTAAAAAGTTTTTGACTGAATTATCTGCTCAAAAAAAACCCTTGGAATACAGTTCATATTTTTTTCCTGAGAAGAATAAATATTACTACTCTAAATCAAATACCAAGCAACACGAAACAAATCCTTTTCATAGATATCTGGCTATTTATCAAACCAGAGTAATCCTTCCGATAATAAAGGATAAATCTTCTCAAATCTCCCTCCTCCTGCTATCCAAAAAAGAATTCACACATAGTCAATACTTCAAAATCGTAATAGAAAACATACAAGCCCAACTAAAAAGCTCTTTTAGTAGAATTATTAACCAAGAAAAATTACTTAATCAAGCTGAACATATAGAAGATTCAATAAAAGAAAGAGTGACAGATTATCAACGAATGAACAAGGAATTCATGAATCAAATTCACCAATCAAAAAAACAGGTGATGATGCTTACTGAAAAACTAAATTTATATCAGGGCATTGTTGAAAAACAAAAAGATATCATTCTTAGAATAAACAAAGAAGGTTCTATATTATTTCATAATCCAGCTTTAAAAAAAATAAATTTCATAGCAGGTGCAGATAAAAATAATATAATCAGCTACTTTGGGGAAGGTGATTTTCCAGGGTTAGCCCAAATTATTCATGATTTTGAGGAAGGTATCCAGCAAATCAATTGCGAAATCCAAGTTCAAATGGAACAAGCTGTTTGGTTTAATTTCTTCTTTACTCCAATAAAAAACAAAAGAGGACTTATTATTGAAATACAAGTTTCAGCAAGAAATATTAATCTCATAAAAACTCTTGAAGAAAAACTTAGAACCCAAAAGGCTATAGCCTTAAAAATGCTCAATAATACAAATGACATCCATTTTACCATAACCAAAAAAGGTGATTTTATTTTTCTCTCTGACAATTGGGAGAAAACTCTAGGTTATTCTCAAAATGGTTGTCTAAACAAGAACATCAGTGCATTTGTTCCAAAAAAAATAAATACCAATATTAAAAACGATATTCAAAGCATACTCTTAAAATATCAAGAAAACTATTCCTACAGATTAAAACTCAAAGATAGTACTGGACAAAAACTACCATTTAAACTAACACTATCCCCTATTTCTTCTTCTCGAGATTTAGTTAATTTCATATGTGGTGTTCTCACTCCTGAGTAG
- a CDS encoding sugar MFS transporter gives MEQTKTNYGFSLSVLTSLFFMWGFITVLNDILIPHLKNVFDLTYFQAMLIQFSFFSAYFIGGFLYFIISKTSGDPINKIGYKNGILLGLLVSAIGTALFYPAAQFHMYGFFLSALFVLGLGFAVLQIAANPYVAILGPEKQASARLNLSQGFNSFGTTIGPVIGGFLIFEYFNVGQEGADSVIKPYLMLTAMLLILLVIIKMIPLPRIQQEVSKESTGKGALAYPHLKYGAIAIFLYVGAEVAIGSILVSFIGLDNIAGMSESAASAFIAFYWGGAMIGRFLGAISLSEMESKKKFPLMFVVSLIAFAVIFFVVDARNSINFLDIAPYLGFLVLNYFGFIFGKSMAARTLTVFAIFPIVLLMVGMFTEGSIAMWAILGIGIFNSIMWSNIFTLAIKGLGNNTSQGSSVLVMFIVGGAILPPIQGLLADYIGVQLSFFVPLLSYVYLAWYGWKGHVIKAPKQ, from the coding sequence ATGGAACAAACTAAAACAAACTACGGTTTCTCACTATCTGTACTCACGTCCCTTTTCTTTATGTGGGGGTTTATCACTGTTTTAAATGATATTCTTATTCCTCACTTGAAAAATGTATTTGACTTAACTTATTTCCAAGCTATGTTGATCCAGTTTTCATTTTTTAGTGCTTATTTTATTGGAGGCTTCCTCTATTTTATTATTTCAAAAACATCCGGGGACCCTATCAATAAAATAGGATACAAAAATGGAATTCTCTTGGGTTTATTAGTATCGGCTATTGGAACGGCATTATTCTACCCTGCTGCACAATTTCATATGTATGGTTTTTTTCTTTCTGCATTATTCGTGCTTGGCCTTGGTTTTGCTGTTTTGCAAATTGCAGCTAATCCTTATGTGGCTATTTTAGGACCTGAAAAACAAGCCTCTGCTCGATTAAATCTTTCTCAAGGTTTTAATTCATTTGGTACTACTATCGGACCGGTAATTGGAGGATTCTTAATTTTCGAATATTTCAATGTAGGACAAGAAGGTGCTGATTCTGTAATCAAGCCCTATTTAATGTTAACTGCAATGCTATTAATTCTGTTGGTGATTATTAAAATGATACCATTGCCAAGAATTCAACAGGAGGTGAGTAAAGAAAGTACAGGAAAAGGGGCATTGGCATACCCACACCTAAAGTATGGTGCCATCGCTATTTTTCTCTATGTGGGAGCTGAAGTTGCTATTGGTAGTATTTTAGTGAGCTTTATTGGCCTCGATAATATCGCTGGGATGTCTGAATCTGCAGCCTCTGCCTTTATTGCCTTTTATTGGGGAGGAGCCATGATTGGCCGTTTCTTAGGCGCTATTTCATTAAGTGAAATGGAATCTAAAAAGAAATTCCCATTAATGTTTGTTGTTTCTTTAATTGCTTTTGCAGTCATCTTCTTTGTGGTTGATGCCAGAAATAGTATTAACTTTCTTGATATAGCACCTTACCTAGGCTTCTTAGTACTAAACTATTTTGGTTTTATATTTGGAAAATCAATGGCGGCAAGGACCTTAACTGTATTTGCTATTTTCCCAATTGTATTATTGATGGTGGGGATGTTTACAGAAGGAAGTATAGCCATGTGGGCTATTTTAGGTATTGGAATTTTTAATTCAATTATGTGGTCTAATATCTTCACGCTCGCTATTAAAGGGCTTGGCAATAATACCAGCCAGGGTTCTAGTGTTTTAGTGATGTTTATTGTTGGTGGAGCTATTCTTCCTCCAATCCAAGGTTTACTAGCCGATTATATTGGTGTTCAATTGTCTTTCTTTGTTCCATTATTAAGTTATGTTTACTTAGCATGGTATGGATGGAAGGGACATGTTATTAAAGCTCCAAAACAATAA
- a CDS encoding MFS transporter yields MPEKQKFRWAKVLDISAAHMLHDIYSAFLAPLFPILIERLGLSYFMIGGLSVIQRIASLFNPIIGLMVDRKDLRYFIIFTPAITAICMSLIGLAQNVYQLAFLLFVMGWSAAFFHVPGPVLIKRMSGDRVGLGMSFYMVAGELARSLGPIIIVAAVSWWGIEGTYRLIPAGLVASFILFFRLRKLKHIEVKTKKIEISVKEILIELKGFYLNITGYTFARGLLKALLITFLPTYYVSQGESLWFAAYTLSILQFSGALGSLLAGGYSDKIGRRKTLIIIALMTPVLMLLFVLTSGWMNMIVLVLIGFFMFGSGPVLLALVQDMSSERPSFTNGVFMTISFAFGAFATLFIGVLADFIGLEKSFMLSPIFALIAIPFAFRLKNK; encoded by the coding sequence ATGCCAGAAAAGCAAAAATTCAGATGGGCAAAAGTACTTGATATTAGTGCTGCTCATATGCTACATGATATTTATAGTGCTTTTCTGGCACCTTTGTTCCCTATTTTAATTGAACGATTGGGCCTCAGTTATTTTATGATTGGAGGCTTATCTGTTATTCAAAGAATTGCCTCCTTGTTTAATCCAATCATCGGATTAATGGTAGACCGAAAAGACCTACGCTACTTTATTATATTTACTCCTGCTATTACAGCAATTTGTATGAGTCTGATTGGACTGGCTCAGAATGTGTATCAATTAGCCTTTCTTTTGTTTGTGATGGGATGGAGTGCTGCCTTTTTTCATGTACCAGGCCCAGTGTTAATCAAACGGATGAGTGGTGATAGAGTAGGTTTGGGAATGAGTTTTTATATGGTGGCAGGAGAGTTGGCCCGTTCATTAGGTCCAATTATTATTGTAGCCGCCGTTTCTTGGTGGGGGATAGAAGGAACTTATCGTTTAATTCCTGCAGGTTTGGTAGCTTCATTTATCTTGTTTTTCCGCCTTAGGAAATTGAAGCATATTGAAGTCAAAACCAAGAAAATAGAGATTAGTGTTAAAGAGATTTTGATTGAACTCAAAGGTTTTTATTTAAATATAACGGGTTATACTTTTGCTCGTGGACTCCTCAAGGCTTTACTGATCACTTTTTTGCCCACTTATTATGTGAGCCAAGGTGAAAGTCTTTGGTTTGCAGCCTATACTTTATCCATCCTCCAGTTTTCGGGTGCTCTGGGTAGTTTGCTAGCGGGTGGCTACTCTGATAAAATAGGGCGTAGAAAAACACTTATTATTATTGCTTTAATGACTCCTGTTTTGATGCTATTGTTCGTGTTGACAAGCGGTTGGATGAATATGATCGTCTTGGTGCTGATTGGTTTCTTTATGTTTGGTTCGGGGCCCGTATTATTGGCTTTGGTTCAAGATATGAGTTCAGAAAGACCCAGCTTCACCAATGGTGTCTTTATGACCATCAGCTTTGCTTTTGGGGCTTTTGCAACCTTATTTATTGGAGTATTGGCTGATTTTATTGGGCTAGAAAAAAGTTTTATGCTTTCCCCTATTTTCGCTCTTATTGCCATACCTTTTGCTTTTAGGCTGAAGAATAAATGA
- a CDS encoding T9SS type A sorting domain-containing protein, which produces MKNTKLFLAFFSLILTTLFSINSYAQTDNYSCNVICLNQPDHIMGGVEVDLFDSNNEFIATTYTNSDGYFFFEDLMIGESYTAKFEYDAENTYVDLADAFTVLSYLYGYIEFDEIQMIAADVTGDGQVTSSDFWTLLFNYYIMGQPLPVGDWYLPDWNFEINELKATGGPAGTVANGTLNTENGDDKSVFNAMMTYTSITELSNEELLVPIYFTETINTNGIGIVLNYNDELIDVLAIESSIEGLEYNIVNDEIRIGWTGQETYKFDSETAVLNIRIKQKTDISVEQIEHFEIVEGTHILDNKGQILPYVNFSSVQFKTTNQNMMSKLATAYPNPCNESFSIHLNTDSKVEVKIYNTVGQMVETYYSTVSNQELQINTRNLRGGLYFYQINYQSKSVQGSITVRK; this is translated from the coding sequence ATGAAAAACACCAAACTATTTTTAGCATTTTTTAGTCTAATATTGACAACGTTATTTTCAATAAATAGCTATGCGCAAACGGATAATTACTCATGTAATGTTATTTGTTTGAATCAACCTGACCACATTATGGGTGGAGTTGAAGTTGATTTATTCGATAGTAATAACGAATTTATCGCAACCACCTATACTAATTCCGATGGATATTTTTTCTTTGAAGATTTGATGATTGGGGAATCATATACAGCAAAATTTGAATATGATGCAGAAAACACATATGTAGATTTAGCTGATGCTTTTACTGTTCTAAGTTATCTTTATGGATATATTGAGTTTGATGAAATTCAAATGATAGCTGCAGATGTAACTGGGGATGGACAAGTCACAAGTAGTGACTTCTGGACCTTACTATTCAATTACTATATTATGGGGCAACCTTTACCAGTTGGCGATTGGTACTTACCTGATTGGAATTTTGAGATCAATGAATTAAAGGCAACCGGGGGTCCAGCAGGAACAGTGGCTAATGGCACATTAAATACTGAAAACGGAGATGATAAATCTGTATTCAATGCTATGATGACCTACACATCTATCACTGAACTTAGCAATGAAGAATTACTAGTTCCCATATATTTTACAGAAACCATCAATACAAATGGAATAGGAATCGTTTTAAATTATAATGATGAACTCATAGATGTTCTAGCTATAGAATCAAGTATAGAAGGTTTAGAATATAATATTGTAAATGATGAAATTAGAATTGGATGGACTGGACAAGAAACCTACAAATTTGACTCCGAAACAGCTGTTCTAAATATAAGAATTAAACAAAAGACTGATATTAGCGTGGAGCAAATAGAGCATTTTGAAATCGTAGAAGGCACACATATATTAGACAATAAAGGTCAAATACTACCTTATGTTAACTTTTCTTCCGTTCAATTCAAAACAACAAATCAAAACATGATGAGTAAGCTTGCTACAGCTTATCCAAATCCATGTAACGAATCATTCAGTATTCATTTAAATACCGATAGTAAAGTTGAAGTTAAAATATACAATACAGTTGGTCAAATGGTTGAAACCTATTATTCAACAGTAAGTAACCAAGAACTTCAAATCAATACAAGAAATTTACGAGGAGGTTTATACTTCTATCAAATAAATTATCAATCAAAATCAGTTCAAGGATCTATAACGGTCCGTAAATAG
- a CDS encoding sensor histidine kinase KdpD, translating into MINENYVKTLEKRILDLEEELKFKDKEVDGLKGAFLANVSHEIRTPMNAIVGFSSLLKDPGFSPEEKNEFIDEITQASNHLTELIEDVIEVANLQFNKKSQSVKEVIDPYQLLFEIFEEYQYKKQALYKGEIEMRIKTNKDLLSKEFISNPRMLHKVLENLIDNAFKFTKEGSIELNIEFYDNYLEYVVSDTGIGIASDRLSTIYNNFSKVWKKNGEVLYEGLGIGLSSAKNFVDLLGGIIQVQSQEGKGTIFYVSVPYIFKDKPLELNDVETKNPSQYLSLGA; encoded by the coding sequence ATGATTAATGAAAACTATGTAAAAACACTCGAGAAACGAATTTTGGACCTCGAGGAAGAATTAAAATTTAAGGATAAAGAGGTAGATGGCCTCAAGGGAGCATTTTTAGCAAATGTATCTCATGAGATTCGTACGCCAATGAATGCCATTGTTGGTTTTTCAAGTTTGTTAAAGGATCCAGGCTTTAGTCCGGAAGAAAAAAATGAATTTATTGATGAAATCACCCAGGCTTCCAATCATTTAACTGAATTGATAGAGGATGTTATTGAAGTAGCTAATTTGCAATTCAATAAAAAATCTCAATCTGTTAAAGAGGTTATTGATCCGTATCAGTTGTTATTCGAAATTTTTGAGGAGTATCAGTATAAAAAACAAGCCTTATATAAAGGTGAAATTGAGATGCGAATCAAAACCAATAAGGATTTATTGAGTAAAGAATTTATCTCCAATCCTCGAATGCTTCATAAAGTTCTTGAGAATTTAATCGACAATGCTTTTAAGTTTACCAAAGAAGGTAGCATAGAGTTAAATATCGAATTTTACGATAATTACTTGGAGTATGTGGTTAGTGATACAGGTATTGGTATTGCTTCTGATAGATTGAGCACTATTTATAATAATTTCAGTAAGGTTTGGAAGAAGAATGGCGAAGTACTATATGAAGGTCTAGGAATAGGATTGTCATCAGCAAAAAACTTCGTGGATTTATTGGGAGGTATTATTCAAGTACAATCTCAAGAGGGAAAAGGAACTATTTTTTATGTGAGTGTTCCTTATATCTTTAAAGATAAGCCACTTGAATTAAACGATGTTGAAACAAAAAATCCAAGTCAATATCTTTCTTTGGGTGCTTGA
- a CDS encoding RNA polymerase sigma factor produces MDLQIHKDLIEKSKRGDSRSQYELYQLYSKAMLNTCYRMMNNLEDAEDMLQESFSDAFRKLNTFVYKSTFGAWLKRIVVNNCINEIKRKKPDLQYCEELPHPKPETENQDGLSVEQIKKAMLQLPQGSRLIFSLYLLEGYDHREISSILNMSESNSKSQFMRAKRRIKEILTEEVYYES; encoded by the coding sequence TTGGATCTACAGATTCATAAAGATTTAATAGAGAAAAGTAAGCGAGGGGATTCACGTTCGCAGTATGAGCTATATCAGCTTTATAGTAAGGCTATGCTCAATACTTGCTATCGAATGATGAATAATTTAGAGGATGCTGAAGATATGCTACAGGAGTCGTTTTCTGATGCATTTCGTAAACTAAATACCTTTGTTTATAAGAGCACTTTTGGAGCTTGGCTGAAAAGGATAGTAGTGAATAATTGTATCAACGAAATCAAGCGAAAAAAACCAGATTTGCAATACTGCGAAGAATTGCCACATCCAAAACCAGAGACTGAAAATCAGGATGGACTAAGTGTGGAGCAGATTAAAAAAGCAATGCTTCAACTTCCGCAAGGTAGTAGACTCATCTTCTCACTTTATCTATTAGAAGGATACGACCACAGGGAGATATCTAGTATTTTAAACATGAGTGAATCTAATTCAAAGAGTCAATTTATGAGAGCTAAAAGACGGATAAAAGAAATATTAACAGAGGAGGTTTATTATGAATCATGA
- a CDS encoding head GIN domain-containing protein — MKTKLVIILAVLISLGTTSCRKGIFIRGNNNVSTETRELSGFSKLANNGSFEVTIIKDTISYVVIEAESNIIPYIETSIKNGALIIDSRETISPRRSMKLTVYTPEMEAMELKGSGSIFSEAFESDSFSAVVDGSGDITATASCSETYLRINGSGNLIANLFTENLDAEIHGSGSITLYGQGTHSTMGIFGSGNIKYVDFEQKYCAAKSDGSGNIYVQVSDGLDAQIFGSGSIYYRGNPLVNSEIIGSGSVIKQ; from the coding sequence ATGAAAACAAAATTAGTAATCATTTTAGCTGTTCTTATTAGTTTAGGAACTACTTCTTGTAGAAAAGGGATCTTCATTAGAGGAAACAATAATGTTAGCACAGAAACAAGAGAGTTGTCAGGATTCTCAAAGTTAGCCAACAATGGAAGTTTTGAAGTTACAATAATAAAAGATACCATATCTTATGTTGTGATAGAGGCTGAATCAAATATTATTCCTTATATTGAAACTAGTATCAAAAACGGAGCTCTAATCATTGATAGTAGAGAGACTATAAGCCCTCGTCGTTCTATGAAGTTGACCGTATATACTCCTGAAATGGAAGCAATGGAGTTGAAAGGAAGTGGCAGTATCTTTAGCGAGGCATTTGAATCTGATTCTTTTTCTGCTGTTGTAGATGGGTCTGGCGATATAACAGCCACTGCCAGTTGTTCTGAAACTTATTTACGAATAAATGGTTCAGGAAATTTAATAGCAAACCTTTTCACAGAGAATCTAGATGCTGAAATTCACGGCTCAGGTAGTATTACACTATATGGACAAGGAACCCACAGTACTATGGGCATATTTGGCTCTGGTAATATTAAATATGTAGATTTTGAGCAGAAGTATTGTGCTGCTAAATCCGATGGTTCTGGGAATATTTATGTTCAAGTTAGCGATGGCCTAGATGCTCAGATATTTGGCAGTGGTTCTATATATTATAGAGGAAATCCACTTGTAAATTCAGAGATTATCGGTTCTGGAAGTGTAATTAAACAATAG